The following DNA comes from Candidatus Nitrosotalea okcheonensis.
CTGCAATAGAACGTGGTATTGATCAGTCTCAAAATACATCATACCTGTGAATATATTTTTGAAGTGATTATATTATACAGATTTTATTTTACAACAAACCATGAAGACGCTGCTTGTAAAATATACACCACGGGAAGAAAGATCTAGTAGCAAAAAATTATTGGATGCTTTTAAAAATGAAATAAAAAACTCGGAAATTGAGATTCTTGATCTCTGCATTGATATTCCAGACTTGTTCAATCCTGAAAGAATAGATGCATACATTCACAGGAACTATCTAAAAGAAGAACTTTCTCAAGAACAAAAGAAATCTTTGGAAAAAATGGATCGGATGACTCACCAAGTACAATCTGCAGATGTCGTTGTAATTGCTTTTCCAATGCATAATTTTTCAATGCCTGCCTCAGTAAAAGCATGGTTTGATTCCGTTATGTTAAAGGGCCAAACATGGGATACTGATAGTGGAAAATATTTTGGTTTGATGGCTAACAAAAAAGCACTGATAATTATCTCATCTGGTGGAGTTTATACTAATAATCAAATGATAAACTGGGAACATGCCATGTCTCTTGCCAAAATCGAATTCCAATTCATGGGGTTCTCAGATGTCAGGGGAATCTTAAACGAGGGTATGAATGCAGTAGGCGAAACCATGTCTAGTAGTATTCAAAAATCCCTTGATGATGTCCAAAAAATAGCAACAGAGTGGTATGGAATCTAAACACGTGTCATATTTACCAGGTTGCTATGAAAAATATTTTGTATAACATAAAGCATACGTGTTTTATCCATACCAAGGAAAGTTTTCTTTATCTGCTTTTTTTGGAAGCTCCTCTATTATTGCTTGTACTACTTCTGTGTGATTGTATGTTATGTGCCGTAAAAATTTCTTAGAATTCTCATCTGTGGGAATGTTTTCATTTATTTCTCTGATGATGTCTTTGCATTCTCTGCATGGATTGAACTCTATGTAAAATTTCAAATTATGTAGTGCCCTCCAAATGATGCTTGGAGATGTCTCATATTATTTGACTTGGAATTGTAAAACTTGGTCACACCTTGTCTGACTCTGTCTAAAACAAGATTATTTATCTCAGAAAAATGAGGGGTATGTATGACACTTAGAGTGCTAGGCATCGGATCTAGTTTGCGTGCTAATGCTTCCAGTACCACTGGGTTATCTGTTACACTAGATCTTGCAAAAAAATATGGAGCAGAAACGCGATTGTTAGACCTCAAGCAAAATAAGTTACCATTGTATGATCCAGGTGAAAGCCAGTCAAGTCCTGAAATAAAGAAAACAAAAGGTGATGTAATATGGGCTGATGCCTTGATTCTTTCCACCCCTGACTATCATGGTTCAATGTCAGGAGCAATGAAGAACTTTCTTGATTATTTTTGGGCAGAATTTGCAGGGAAAACCTTTGGATACATCTGCGCATCGCATGAAAAAGGTCTGACTGCAATGGATCAAATGAGAACGGCGGTACGACAATGTTATGGCTGGAGTATGCCATATGGGATATCTATAAGCGATAGCGAAGATTTTACAGGCGGTAAAATAAATCCCAAGCTAGAATCACGATTAGATATGTTGGCACGAGATCTGGTTGTTTATGGCAGTCTTTTACGTCAGCAATTTATACGAGACTTGGATGATACTGCCAACACCTTTGCATCTAGATATG
Coding sequences within:
- a CDS encoding FMN-dependent NADH-azoreductase, which codes for MKTLLVKYTPREERSSSKKLLDAFKNEIKNSEIEILDLCIDIPDLFNPERIDAYIHRNYLKEELSQEQKKSLEKMDRMTHQVQSADVVVIAFPMHNFSMPASVKAWFDSVMLKGQTWDTDSGKYFGLMANKKALIIISSGGVYTNNQMINWEHAMSLAKIEFQFMGFSDVRGILNEGMNAVGETMSSSIQKSLDDVQKIATEWYGI
- a CDS encoding NADPH-dependent FMN reductase; the encoded protein is MTLRVLGIGSSLRANASSTTGLSVTLDLAKKYGAETRLLDLKQNKLPLYDPGESQSSPEIKKTKGDVIWADALILSTPDYHGSMSGAMKNFLDYFWAEFAGKTFGYICASHEKGLTAMDQMRTAVRQCYGWSMPYGISISDSEDFTGGKINPKLESRLDMLARDLVVYGSLLRQQFIRDLDDTANTFASRYGK